Proteins encoded by one window of Nocardia goodfellowii:
- a CDS encoding quinone oxidoreductase family protein yields the protein MRAIQVSEHGGPEVLQSVEAPDPKPGPDQLLVDTQAVGVNYIDTYFRTGMYPQTVPYIPGSEGTGVIAEIGANVTDFQVGDRVAWCAAPGSYAEQVAVGAAVAVPVPDGVDAPVAASALLQGMTAHYLLESVYKPEPGETVLVHAGAGGVGLILTQLATARGVRVITTVSSDEKEALSRAAGAAEVLRYSDDLGAQVRELTDGVGVAAVYDGVGKDTFESSLASLRVRGMLALFGAASGPVPPFDLQRLNGLGSLVVTRPKLNDFTRDRAEILWRAGDVFQAIAEGRLEIRVGATYPLADAQQAHRDLEGRKTTGSIVLLP from the coding sequence ATGCGCGCCATTCAGGTTTCCGAGCACGGTGGTCCCGAAGTCCTGCAGTCCGTCGAGGCGCCCGACCCGAAGCCCGGTCCGGACCAGCTCCTGGTCGACACCCAGGCGGTCGGCGTCAACTACATCGACACCTACTTCCGCACCGGCATGTACCCCCAGACCGTGCCCTACATCCCCGGCTCGGAGGGCACCGGCGTGATCGCCGAGATCGGCGCGAACGTCACGGACTTCCAGGTCGGTGACCGGGTCGCCTGGTGCGCCGCTCCGGGGAGTTACGCGGAGCAGGTCGCGGTCGGCGCGGCCGTGGCGGTTCCGGTGCCGGACGGCGTGGATGCACCCGTCGCGGCGTCGGCCCTGCTGCAAGGCATGACCGCACACTATCTGCTGGAGTCGGTGTACAAGCCGGAACCGGGCGAGACGGTGCTGGTGCACGCGGGAGCGGGTGGTGTCGGGCTGATCCTGACCCAGCTGGCCACCGCGCGCGGAGTGCGTGTGATCACCACGGTGTCCTCCGATGAGAAGGAAGCGCTGTCCCGGGCGGCCGGCGCCGCCGAGGTGCTGCGGTATTCCGACGACCTCGGCGCTCAGGTCCGTGAACTCACCGACGGCGTCGGCGTGGCCGCCGTCTACGACGGCGTCGGCAAGGACACCTTCGAATCCAGCCTCGCCTCGCTGCGCGTGCGCGGCATGCTCGCCCTCTTCGGCGCGGCGAGCGGCCCCGTCCCGCCGTTCGACCTGCAACGCCTCAACGGCCTCGGCTCCCTTGTGGTCACGCGCCCGAAACTGAACGACTTCACCCGCGACCGCGCTGAAATCCTCTGGCGTGCGGGCGATGTCTTCCAGGCGATCGCCGAGGGCCGACTCGAGATCCGCGTCGGCGCCACCTACCCCCTCGCCGACGCGCAGCAGGCTCACCGAGACCTGGAGGGCCGCAAGACAACCGGCTCCATCGTCCTGCTGCCCTGA
- a CDS encoding COX15/CtaA family protein, which yields MLYRAFLRVVDRLPLPSLRVQRLTAIAVVLTQAGIAVTGSVVRVTASGLGCPTWPQCFPGSFTPVAVAEVPGFHQAVEFGNRLLTFVVTLFAALIVLAVTRARRRREVLIYAWLMPGGTVVQAIIGGITVRTGLLWWTVAVHLLASMAMVWLAMVLYAKICEPDDGIETVQVPAPLRWLTALSGVALAGVLIAGTLVTAAGPHAGDKSIERPVARLQIEITTLVHLHSQLLVGYLALLVGLGFGLYAVGITKDVRTRLFVLLAVVCAQALVGVVQYFTDVPGALVAIHVAGAGACTAATAALWASLRTREPVPAEAPAPQPA from the coding sequence GTGCTGTATCGCGCATTCTTGCGAGTCGTCGACCGCCTGCCGCTCCCCTCGTTGCGGGTGCAACGACTGACCGCCATCGCGGTCGTCCTGACCCAGGCCGGTATCGCCGTCACCGGGTCCGTCGTCCGCGTCACGGCCTCCGGCCTCGGCTGCCCCACCTGGCCGCAGTGCTTCCCGGGTAGCTTCACCCCGGTCGCCGTCGCCGAGGTGCCCGGCTTCCATCAAGCGGTCGAATTCGGCAACCGCCTGCTCACCTTCGTGGTGACGCTGTTCGCCGCACTCATCGTGCTCGCCGTGACCCGCGCGCGCCGTCGCCGCGAGGTCCTGATCTACGCCTGGCTGATGCCCGGCGGCACCGTGGTGCAGGCGATCATCGGCGGCATCACGGTGCGCACCGGCCTGCTCTGGTGGACCGTCGCGGTGCACCTGCTCGCGTCCATGGCGATGGTCTGGCTGGCGATGGTGCTCTACGCGAAGATCTGCGAACCCGACGACGGCATCGAAACCGTCCAGGTCCCGGCTCCTTTGCGCTGGCTCACCGCACTCAGCGGCGTCGCGTTGGCCGGTGTCCTCATCGCGGGCACCCTGGTCACCGCGGCCGGACCGCACGCGGGCGACAAGAGCATCGAGCGCCCGGTCGCCCGCCTGCAAATCGAAATCACCACCCTCGTGCACCTGCATTCGCAGTTGCTCGTCGGGTACCTGGCACTGCTCGTCGGCCTGGGCTTCGGCCTCTACGCGGTAGGCATCACCAAGGACGTCCGCACCCGCCTGTTCGTGCTGCTGGCCGTGGTCTGCGCCCAAGCCCTGGTCGGCGTCGTCCAATACTTCACCGACGTGCCGGGCGCCCTGGTCGCCATCCACGTCGCCGGCGCGGGCGCCTGCACCGCCGCCACCGCCGCCCTCTGGGCATCCCTGCGCACCCGCGAACCCGTCCCCGCCGAGGCGCCTGCTCCCCAGCCCGCTTGA
- a CDS encoding ABC transporter permease, with protein sequence MTQAASDSSERPASNRYGSRFVPGTFTPNPRPTGRAAMLAAQTRMELTLLLRNGEQLLLTMFIPITLLVGLTLLPFGSLGRDRIDKLVPAVMMVAVMSTAFTGQAIAVGFDRRYGALKRLGATALPRWGIIAGKSAAVLIVVVLQAVLLGVIGFALGWRPGVGGLLLGALVIAVGTAVFAAMGLLLGGTLKAEIVLALANILWFIMLGIASIVFASDDLPTAVNVIARLIPSGALAVALEQALRSSVDWFGLIVLTAWGLVCGFLATRFFRFH encoded by the coding sequence ATGACCCAAGCTGCTTCCGACTCTTCCGAGCGCCCCGCGAGCAATCGCTACGGAAGCCGTTTCGTGCCCGGCACTTTCACCCCGAACCCGCGGCCGACCGGTCGCGCCGCCATGCTCGCCGCCCAGACCCGCATGGAGCTGACCCTGTTGCTGCGCAACGGGGAACAGCTGCTGTTGACCATGTTCATCCCGATCACGCTGCTGGTCGGTTTGACGCTGCTGCCGTTCGGCAGTCTCGGGCGGGACCGGATCGACAAGCTGGTGCCGGCGGTGATGATGGTGGCGGTGATGTCCACCGCGTTCACCGGGCAGGCCATCGCCGTCGGGTTCGACCGGCGCTACGGTGCGCTGAAACGTCTTGGCGCGACGGCTCTTCCACGTTGGGGCATCATCGCGGGCAAGAGCGCCGCGGTGCTCATCGTGGTGGTGTTGCAGGCGGTCCTGCTGGGCGTCATCGGGTTCGCGCTCGGCTGGCGGCCGGGGGTGGGCGGGCTGTTGCTGGGCGCACTCGTGATCGCTGTGGGCACCGCCGTTTTCGCGGCCATGGGATTGCTGCTCGGCGGCACCCTGAAGGCCGAGATCGTGCTGGCACTGGCGAACATCCTGTGGTTCATCATGCTCGGCATCGCCAGCATCGTGTTCGCCTCCGACGATCTGCCGACCGCGGTCAACGTGATCGCCCGGCTGATCCCCTCCGGTGCGCTGGCGGTCGCGCTCGAACAGGCCCTGCGCAGCAGCGTCGACTGGTTCGGGCTCATCGTGCTCACCGCCTGGGGGCTGGTGTGCGGGTTCCTCGCCACCCGGTTCTTCCGCTTCCACTGA
- a CDS encoding ABC transporter ATP-binding protein: MTSSGPAVRVDGVVKRYGETLAVDGLSFEVERAQVLALLGPNGAGKTTTVEMCEGFGAPDTGSVRVLGLDPIADSDTLRPRIGVMLQGGGAYPGARAGEMLDLVAAYSADPLDPEWLLQTLGLQDNRRTPYRRLSGGQQQRLALACALVGRPEIVFLDEPTAGLDAQARLIVWELIDALRRDGVSVLLTTHMMDEAEQLADQLVIIDHGKIVASGTPAEVTAHGAAGQLRFTAPPKLDLELLESALPEGFAPRETNPGSYLIEGEIDPQVLATVTAWCARMNVLATDIRIDQRRLEDVFLELTGRDLRG; encoded by the coding sequence GTGACTTCCTCCGGGCCCGCCGTGCGCGTCGACGGCGTCGTCAAGCGGTACGGCGAGACCCTCGCGGTCGACGGCCTGTCCTTCGAAGTCGAACGGGCCCAGGTCCTCGCCCTGCTCGGGCCCAACGGTGCCGGTAAGACGACCACCGTGGAGATGTGCGAAGGGTTCGGCGCGCCGGACACCGGTTCGGTGCGGGTGCTCGGGCTCGACCCCATCGCCGACTCCGACACACTGCGACCGCGCATCGGCGTGATGCTGCAGGGCGGCGGCGCGTACCCGGGGGCGCGGGCCGGCGAAATGCTCGACCTGGTCGCCGCCTACTCGGCCGACCCGCTCGATCCCGAGTGGCTGCTGCAAACCCTTGGGCTGCAAGACAATCGGCGCACGCCCTACCGCCGGCTGTCCGGCGGCCAGCAGCAACGCCTCGCCCTGGCCTGCGCGCTGGTCGGGCGACCGGAGATCGTCTTCCTCGATGAACCCACCGCCGGCCTGGACGCGCAAGCCCGGCTGATCGTGTGGGAACTGATCGACGCACTGCGCCGCGACGGAGTCAGCGTGCTGCTGACCACGCACATGATGGACGAGGCCGAACAGCTCGCCGACCAGCTGGTCATCATCGATCACGGCAAGATCGTCGCCTCCGGCACCCCGGCCGAGGTCACCGCGCACGGCGCCGCCGGACAGCTACGCTTCACCGCCCCACCGAAACTCGATCTGGAGCTCCTGGAAAGCGCACTGCCGGAAGGATTCGCACCGCGCGAGACCAACCCGGGCTCCTATCTGATCGAGGGCGAGATCGACCCGCAGGTGCTGGCGACCGTCACCGCCTGGTGTGCCCGGATGAACGTGCTGGCCACCGACATCCGCATCGATCAGCGCCGGCTCGAAGACGTCTTCCTGGAACTCACCGGACGGGACCTACGCGGATGA
- the mptB gene encoding polyprenol phosphomannose-dependent alpha 1,6 mannosyltransferase MptB → MAVLEGARRRTLAVGRRALGLDVPASEHTVAVLHRDETAVPELDAREMSQFNRIRLMGATGSVLMVISALGVGAQPVLQNPVSGMRIFAIFGRAHTASLAVCMVGTTLVVLAWLLLGRFAVGGLGGNPLHRLTRSQMDRTLLLWVLPLAIAPPMFSNDVYSYLAQSEISARGLDPYVVGPSQALGNDNVLTRNVPNIWRETPAPYGPLFLWAGRFIAELTGDNILLGVWMHRLLALGGVALIVWALPRLSVRCGVAPVSALWLGAANPLVLFHLVGGVHNDALMLGLMLAGLELCLRAIDDSPEFDGRAYALLIAGAVVITLSASIKVTSMIVMGFVWVSLARRWNGGLRTLVTSAAMLGGIALGVTALISSLSDLGFGWIHTLSVANAVRSWMSLPTAIGIITGFGGVLLGLGDHTTALLSITRPIAAAVAAYVTVRMLVAAGTGRLHPVGALGVSLGAIVLLFPVVQPWYLLWAIVPLAAWATRPIFRGPAVAFSAVVSVLQMPRGGDFEVFQIVGSAIATAIVCVLFIVVTRNALPWRAQQAGVSAPSHEPTAYRVSP, encoded by the coding sequence GTGGCGGTACTGGAGGGCGCGCGGCGCAGGACATTGGCGGTGGGGCGCCGGGCCTTGGGGCTCGACGTGCCCGCTTCCGAGCACACGGTCGCGGTACTGCACCGGGACGAGACGGCGGTGCCCGAACTCGACGCGCGGGAGATGTCGCAGTTCAACCGAATTCGGTTGATGGGCGCGACCGGGTCGGTGCTGATGGTGATCAGCGCGCTCGGTGTCGGCGCGCAACCGGTGCTCCAGAACCCCGTGTCCGGGATGCGGATCTTCGCGATCTTCGGGCGGGCGCATACCGCGTCGCTGGCCGTGTGCATGGTCGGCACCACCCTCGTCGTGCTGGCCTGGCTGTTGTTGGGCCGCTTCGCCGTCGGCGGGCTCGGCGGTAACCCGCTGCACCGGTTGACCCGCTCGCAGATGGACCGGACGTTGCTGTTGTGGGTGCTGCCGCTGGCCATCGCGCCGCCCATGTTCAGCAACGACGTGTATTCGTATCTGGCACAGAGCGAGATCAGCGCGCGCGGACTCGACCCGTACGTGGTGGGGCCGTCCCAGGCACTCGGCAACGACAATGTGCTGACCCGCAATGTGCCGAATATCTGGCGGGAGACGCCCGCGCCCTACGGACCGTTGTTCCTGTGGGCCGGACGGTTCATCGCCGAGCTCACCGGCGACAACATTCTGCTCGGGGTGTGGATGCACCGCCTGCTCGCGCTCGGCGGTGTGGCGCTGATCGTGTGGGCGTTGCCCCGGCTGTCGGTGCGCTGCGGTGTCGCGCCCGTGAGTGCGCTGTGGCTCGGCGCGGCCAACCCGCTAGTGCTGTTCCACCTGGTCGGCGGTGTCCACAACGACGCGCTGATGCTCGGCCTGATGCTGGCGGGCCTGGAATTGTGCTTGCGCGCGATCGATGACAGTCCGGAGTTCGACGGGCGGGCCTACGCGTTGCTGATCGCCGGAGCGGTGGTGATCACGCTGTCGGCATCGATCAAGGTCACCTCGATGATCGTGATGGGATTCGTCTGGGTGAGCTTGGCCCGCCGCTGGAACGGTGGCCTGCGCACGCTGGTGACCTCGGCGGCGATGCTGGGCGGAATAGCTTTGGGCGTAACGGCTCTCATCAGTTCGCTGAGCGATCTGGGCTTCGGCTGGATCCATACGCTCAGCGTCGCGAACGCGGTGCGCAGCTGGATGTCGCTGCCGACCGCGATCGGGATCATCACCGGATTCGGCGGTGTGCTGCTCGGGCTCGGTGACCACACCACGGCGCTGCTGAGCATCACCCGGCCGATCGCCGCGGCGGTGGCGGCGTATGTGACGGTGCGCATGCTGGTCGCCGCCGGCACCGGGCGGCTGCATCCGGTCGGAGCGCTCGGCGTCTCGCTCGGCGCCATCGTGCTGCTGTTCCCGGTGGTGCAGCCCTGGTATCTGCTGTGGGCGATCGTGCCGCTGGCGGCTTGGGCGACCCGGCCGATCTTCCGCGGGCCCGCGGTGGCGTTCTCGGCGGTCGTCAGCGTGCTGCAGATGCCGCGCGGCGGGGATTTCGAGGTCTTCCAGATCGTCGGCTCCGCGATCGCGACCGCCATCGTGTGCGTGCTGTTCATCGTGGTCACCCGAAACGCGCTCCCCTGGCGCGCCCAGCAGGCGGGGGTGTCGGCTCCGTCACACGAGCCCACGGCTTACCGTGTCTCTCCGTGA
- a CDS encoding TetR/AcrR family transcriptional regulator, whose product MVSESRRRIEVAAAGLLARHGYHGFGLKKLSAAAGLPYGSIYHHFPGGKEEIAVAAITGTAVLSSRVLAQAPGDVFASTKTMFEFMVAKLAGSEWADGCPVGTPALDGGSDVEAIRVACVAAFEVMERAFAGLLTEVGLPVREAGELAVTVVAAYEGATILSRVRRSEEPLRTVAAGMERLIRMTLREAGVASG is encoded by the coding sequence ATGGTTTCGGAGTCCAGGCGGCGGATCGAAGTCGCGGCGGCGGGATTGCTGGCGCGGCACGGCTATCACGGGTTCGGGTTGAAGAAGTTGAGCGCGGCGGCGGGGTTGCCGTACGGGTCGATCTATCACCATTTTCCGGGCGGGAAAGAGGAGATCGCGGTGGCGGCGATCACCGGGACGGCGGTGTTGTCGAGCCGGGTGCTGGCGCAGGCGCCGGGGGATGTGTTCGCGTCGACGAAGACGATGTTCGAGTTCATGGTGGCGAAGCTGGCGGGGTCGGAATGGGCCGACGGGTGTCCGGTGGGGACGCCCGCGCTGGATGGCGGCAGCGATGTGGAGGCGATCCGGGTCGCGTGTGTGGCGGCCTTCGAGGTGATGGAGCGCGCCTTCGCGGGGCTGTTGACGGAGGTGGGTTTACCGGTGCGGGAGGCCGGAGAGCTAGCGGTCACGGTTGTCGCGGCTTACGAAGGGGCGACGATCCTGTCGCGGGTCCGGCGTTCGGAAGAACCGCTACGGACGGTCGCGGCGGGCATGGAGCGGTTGATCCGAATGACGTTGCGGGAGGCGGGCGTGGCGTCCGGGTAA
- a CDS encoding zinc-dependent alcohol dehydrogenase, whose protein sequence is MKSLMLSGPGALTWEDVPEPEISTPEQALVRPIALATCDIDPAVLRGTFPLPWPYPFGHEGVVEVVAVGEDVRAVRVGDRAVVPFQISCGTCRPCLRGHTGNCASHPPLSTFGLGTLGGLAWGGLWADLALIPHADAMLVPLPAGVDPATVASASDNIPDGYRAVGPQLAADPGAEVLVIGGPAAPSIGLYAAGLAVALGSDRVVYLDDAPDRLAIAEKLGAQAIEGRRDTRVGRFPITVEAAGGAKALRAAVDATAYDGWCTSVSVQLSDVALPIFDMYSRCCTFHTGRAHARPVIPAVLDLVAAGRFDPSLVTSVTVPWDDAVAALQETPMKLVAVR, encoded by the coding sequence ATGAAAAGCTTGATGCTGTCCGGTCCCGGTGCGCTCACCTGGGAAGACGTCCCTGAACCCGAGATCAGCACTCCTGAACAGGCTCTCGTCCGGCCGATCGCCCTGGCCACCTGCGATATCGATCCCGCGGTGCTGCGTGGGACGTTCCCGCTGCCTTGGCCGTATCCCTTCGGACACGAAGGCGTCGTCGAGGTGGTCGCCGTTGGAGAGGACGTGCGCGCGGTGCGGGTCGGCGATCGCGCCGTCGTCCCGTTCCAAATCTCTTGCGGCACTTGCCGACCCTGCTTGCGCGGGCATACCGGCAATTGTGCGAGTCATCCGCCGTTGTCCACCTTCGGCCTCGGCACTTTGGGCGGGCTGGCATGGGGCGGGCTGTGGGCCGACCTGGCATTGATCCCGCACGCCGACGCCATGCTCGTCCCGCTCCCGGCCGGAGTGGACCCCGCCACCGTGGCCAGCGCCAGTGACAACATCCCCGACGGCTATCGGGCCGTCGGCCCGCAGCTGGCCGCGGATCCGGGGGCGGAAGTGCTGGTCATCGGCGGTCCGGCGGCGCCGTCGATCGGGCTCTACGCGGCCGGCCTGGCCGTCGCGCTCGGCTCGGATCGTGTGGTCTACCTCGATGATGCGCCGGATCGGCTGGCGATCGCCGAGAAACTCGGCGCACAGGCCATCGAAGGCCGCCGGGATACCCGCGTCGGCCGGTTCCCGATCACCGTCGAAGCCGCGGGCGGAGCCAAGGCGCTCCGGGCCGCTGTCGACGCCACCGCCTATGACGGCTGGTGCACCAGCGTCAGCGTGCAGCTGTCCGACGTCGCGCTGCCGATCTTCGATATGTACAGCCGCTGTTGCACCTTCCATACCGGCCGCGCGCACGCTCGCCCCGTCATTCCCGCGGTGCTCGATCTCGTCGCGGCCGGTCGTTTCGACCCATCGTTGGTCACGAGCGTCACCGTGCCGTGGGACGACGCGGTAGCAGCGCTCCAGGAGACCCCGATGAAGCTGGTCGCCGTGCGCTGA
- a CDS encoding helix-turn-helix transcriptional regulator gives MGLRNDDERAGRRAGTASAPAPAAVGTEGHTRAAIVQLLLEDGPITATAIGTRLGLTPAGVRRHLDALIDSGQARASRSAPWQQKGRGRPAKQYQLTAAGRGRLGHAYDDLAGAAIRQLGEIGGEQAITEFARKRARTIVAGIDAVQDNGVGGPTAEHTEAKAEEIAEAFTDAGFAASTRKVGSGVQICQHHCPVAHVAEEFPQLCEAELEAFRDLLGTHVQRLATIANGDCACTTHVPLLPITKKSAPQTAAQPATVRTNDSGRSAE, from the coding sequence ATGGGTTTGCGGAATGACGACGAAAGGGCCGGTCGCAGGGCTGGTACCGCGTCGGCGCCTGCGCCCGCCGCGGTTGGCACCGAGGGGCACACCCGCGCCGCCATCGTCCAGCTGCTGCTGGAGGACGGACCGATCACCGCGACCGCCATCGGCACCAGGCTGGGTCTCACCCCGGCCGGCGTGCGCCGGCATCTCGACGCGCTGATCGATTCCGGTCAGGCGCGGGCCAGCCGTTCCGCGCCGTGGCAGCAGAAGGGGCGCGGCCGTCCGGCCAAGCAGTACCAGCTGACAGCCGCCGGACGCGGCCGCCTCGGCCACGCCTACGACGACCTCGCGGGCGCGGCCATCCGCCAGCTCGGCGAGATCGGCGGCGAACAAGCGATCACCGAGTTCGCGCGGAAACGGGCCCGGACTATCGTGGCCGGGATCGACGCGGTCCAGGACAACGGAGTGGGCGGACCGACGGCCGAGCACACCGAGGCCAAGGCCGAGGAAATCGCGGAAGCCTTCACCGACGCCGGCTTCGCCGCCTCCACCCGCAAGGTGGGTTCGGGCGTGCAGATCTGCCAGCATCACTGCCCGGTCGCGCACGTCGCCGAGGAATTCCCGCAGCTGTGCGAGGCCGAACTCGAGGCGTTCCGCGACCTGCTTGGCACCCACGTGCAGCGGCTTGCGACGATCGCCAACGGCGATTGCGCCTGCACCACGCACGTACCGCTACTGCCGATAACGAAAAAGTCTGCTCCACAAACCGCCGCACAGCCCGCGACGGTACGAACGAACGACTCCGGAAGGAGTGCCGAATGA